The following are encoded together in the Bos mutus isolate GX-2022 chromosome 3, NWIPB_WYAK_1.1, whole genome shotgun sequence genome:
- the LOC138986319 gene encoding UDP-glucuronosyltransferase 1-2-like produces MALGLQLQRQVLAGLLLCLCAGRWTEAGKVLVAPMEGSHWLSMREAVRELHARGHQAVVVAPEVNVLVKAEDFFIKKTYAIPYTQDDFNYFLMGSFNMFFERVNFLTMFWKTIEATKNASVVFARSCEALLYNKDLIRDLNASSFDVVLTDPVYPCGAVLAKYLSIPAVFFLRFLPCDLDVEGAACPNPFSYVPKFLTRNSDHMTFFQRVKNMLYPLTLKYLCHFSFAPYARMASELLQRHVSLVEIFGSASV; encoded by the coding sequence ATGGCCCTGGGACTGCAGCTTCAGCGGCAGGTGCTGGCTGGACTCCTGCTCTGTCTGTGCGCCGGGCGTTGGACCGAGGCTGGGAAGGTGCTGGTGGCCCCCATGGAGGGCAGCCACTGGCTCAGCATGCGGGAGGCCGTGCGGGAGCTCCATGCCAGAGGTCACCAAGCAGTGGTCGTTGCTCCAGAGGTCAATGTGCTCGTCAAGGCAGAGGACTTTTTCATCAAGAAAACCTATGCCATTCCATACACCCAGGATGATTTTAATTACTTCCTGATGGGcagttttaatatgttttttgaaAGAGTGAATTTTCTAACCATGTTTTGGAAAACTATTGAAGCTACCAAAAATGCATCTGTGGTCTTTGCAAGGTCTTGTGAGGCACTGCTGTATAACAAGGACCTGATCAGAGACCTAAATGCCAGTTCCTTCGATGTGGTTTTAACGGACCCTGTTTACCCCTGCGGAGCAGTGCTGGCTAAGTACCTGTCCATTCCTGCTGTGTTTTTCTTGCGTTTCCTTCCCTGTGACTTAGATGTTGAGGGCGCAGCATGCCCAAACCCTTTCTCTTATGTTCCTAAGTTTTTAACAAGGAATTCAGACCACATGACATTCTTCCAAAGGGTCAAGAACATGCTCTATCCTCTGACCCTGAAGTACCTTTGCCATTTTTCTTTCGCTCCTTATGCTCGTATGGCCTCTGAGCTTCTTCAGAGACATGTGTCGCTGGTGGAGATTTTTGGCTCTGCGTCTGTGTAG
- the LOC102269158 gene encoding LOW QUALITY PROTEIN: UDP-glucuronosyltransferase 1A3 (The sequence of the model RefSeq protein was modified relative to this genomic sequence to represent the inferred CDS: inserted 1 base in 1 codon), whose protein sequence is MALGLRLRWQVLAGLLLCLCAGRWVLVAPMEGSQWLSMREAVRELHARSHQTVVVVPEINVCVKAEDFFTTKTYAVPYTQDKYDSFLKTHVRLLFKKVHFVTMFLETIASLKNVSLLFARSCEALLYNEDLIRDLNASSFDMVLTDPIXGAVMAKYLSIPAVFFLRSVPCDLDAEGTACPNPFSYVPRLLTMNPDHMTFFQRVKNMLYPLGLKYICLVTFTPYARMASELLQGEVSLGEILASGSVWLFRGDFVTDYPRPIMPNMVFIGDINCANRKPQVLRCVLLLLLNQCSQWSTIFS, encoded by the exons ATGGCCCTGGGACTGCGGCTTCGGTGGCAGGTGCTGGCTGGACTCCTGCTCTGTCTGTGCGCCGGGCGTTGGGTGCTGGTGGCCCCCATGGAGGGCAGCCAGTGGCTCAGCATGCGGGAGGCCGTACGGGAGCTCCACGCCAGAAGTCACCAAACAGTGGTTGTTGTTCCGGAGATCAATGTGTGCGTCAAGGCAGAGGACTTTTTCACCACAAAAACGTACGCCGTTCCCTACACACAGGACAAATATGATTCCTTCCTGAAGACTCATGTacgtctactttttaaaaaagtacactTTGTAACAATGTTTCTGGAAACTATAGCATctttgaaaaatgtgtctttgctCTTTGCAAGGTCTTGTGAGGCACTGTTGTATAACGAGGACTTGATCAGAGACCTGAATGCCAGTTCCTTTGATATGGTTTTAACAGACCCTA TTGGGGCAGTGATGGCTAAATACCTGTCCATTCCTGCTGTGTTTTTTTTGCGTTCTGTTCCCTGTGACTTAGATGCTGAGGGCACAGCATGCCCAAACCCTTTCTCATATGTTCCTCGGTTATTAACAATGAATCCAGACCACATGACATTCTTCCAAAGGGTCAAGAACATGCTTTACCCTCTGGGCCTGAAGTACATTTGCCTGGTTACCTTCACTCCTTATGCACGTATGGCCTCTGAGCTTCTTCAGGGAGAGGTGTCCCTGGGGGAGATTCTTGCCTCTGGATCCGTGTGGCTGTTCAGAGGAGACTTTGTGACGGACTACCCGCGGCCGATCATGCCCAACATGGTGTTCATTGGGGACATCAACTGTGCCAACAGGAAACCTCAGGTTCTCAGGTGTGTACTGCTGCTTTTGCTCAATCAGTGCTCCCAGTGGAGCACGAtcttttcataa